A single window of Sphingobacteriales bacterium DNA harbors:
- a CDS encoding hotdog fold thioesterase — protein sequence MFEIKKKMRIWKRDEITLDALQLRRKGTMMEFLEIEYTEIGDDFIRAKMPVNEKTKQPMGILHGGAHVVLAESLGSLGANLCLDNTQEYAVGLDINSNHLKSVNNGYVHGIAKPIHIGKQTHVWEIKIYNDAEQLLNISRLTMMVMKIVK from the coding sequence ATGTTTGAAATAAAAAAGAAAATGAGAATTTGGAAAAGAGATGAAATTACTTTGGATGCTTTGCAACTCAGAAGAAAAGGCACAATGATGGAATTTCTTGAAATTGAATACACTGAAATTGGTGATGATTTTATAAGAGCCAAAATGCCAGTAAATGAAAAAACAAAACAGCCTATGGGCATTTTGCATGGTGGTGCTCATGTTGTATTAGCTGAATCATTAGGTAGCCTTGGAGCAAACTTATGCTTAGACAACACACAAGAATATGCAGTAGGTTTAGATATCAACTCAAATCATCTAAAAAGTGTGAATAATGGCTATGTACATGGCATTGCGAAACCAATTCATATTGGCAAACAAACACATGTTTGGGAAATAAAAATCTACAATGATGCTGAGCAATTATTAAATATCTCAAGACTGACTATGATGGTCATGAAAATTGTAAAATAA
- a CDS encoding bifunctional riboflavin kinase/FAD synthetase has translation MRVFRGLDSLPKFKNAVLTIGTYDGVHLGHQHIVHRINDLAKNIEGESILLTFYPHPRLILHPEDNTLKLITTIDEKIELLEGLGLQNLVILPFSNDLANLEAEDYIKNILIKYFNPSYICVGYDHKFGKGRTGDYHLLEQLKDKYQYQLEEIPAQTIDEISVSSTKVRKALLEGNIKIANQFLSHPFSIKSKVIHGNKVGRLLGFPTANIDVADEHKLIPASGVYAVWVKIDNQLLKGALSIGYRETVFDNSELTIEVFILDFNQMIYDKSIELIFVDYVRPQIKYDNWELLQDQIKKDVQQVEHLLS, from the coding sequence ATGAGAGTGTTCAGAGGATTGGATTCGTTGCCAAAATTTAAAAACGCAGTATTGACAATTGGCACATATGATGGTGTGCATTTAGGTCATCAACATATTGTACATAGAATAAATGATTTGGCAAAAAATATAGAAGGTGAAAGTATTTTATTGACTTTCTATCCACATCCAAGACTGATTTTGCATCCAGAAGATAATACTTTAAAGCTGATAACAACCATTGACGAGAAAATTGAATTGTTAGAAGGACTTGGATTACAAAACTTAGTAATCTTACCATTTTCAAATGATTTGGCAAATTTAGAAGCAGAAGATTATATAAAAAATATACTAATTAAATATTTTAATCCATCGTATATTTGTGTAGGATACGACCATAAGTTTGGAAAAGGTAGGACAGGAGATTATCATTTATTAGAACAATTAAAAGATAAATATCAATACCAATTAGAAGAAATACCAGCACAAACCATTGATGAGATTTCTGTAAGCTCAACCAAAGTTAGAAAGGCATTGTTGGAAGGAAATATTAAAATTGCGAATCAATTTTTATCGCATCCATTTAGTATAAAAAGTAAAGTAATTCATGGTAATAAAGTAGGCAGACTGTTAGGCTTTCCTACTGCAAATATTGATGTTGCTGACGAGCATAAATTAATTCCAGCATCTGGTGTGTATGCAGTTTGGGTAAAAATAGATAATCAATTGCTGAAAGGTGCTTTGAGTATTGGTTATAGAGAAACTGTATTTGATAATAGTGAACTGACTATCGAAGTATTTATTTTAGATTTTAATCAAATGATTTATGATAAATCTATAGAGTTGATATTTGTTGATTATGTACGTCCACAAATTAAATATGATAATTGGGAATTGCTTCAAGACCAAATAAAAAAAGATGTTCAACAAGTGGAACATCTTTTAAGCTAA
- the porQ gene encoding type IX secretion system protein PorQ produces MGGGLATIRTNDISLVLSNPSLIDSSLHKHISFSNAFFIDGINIGNLNYGHYHKKIKTTLVYTFQYASYGKFEYRDISGNSLGTFRASDFNIQVGSSHYWNKLYYGINLKFIISQLANYSALGLASDIALGYHDNEKKIYFSIVLKNAGAQLKTYTKEQSREQLPIQLDASFAKTFKKLPLTLAITAQHLQTWKLSYPKESSSNLLGTNEPNKRKEIINNLFSHLVFGTEIQAGKPVRLRFGYNHLRRLELASSYKKGMSGINAGLGLNIKQFGVDYAFGAYHQAGNDHLLTLKIKLDEFGKKAK; encoded by the coding sequence ATGGGTGGTGGTTTGGCCACAATTAGAACTAATGATATATCATTAGTTCTATCTAATCCAAGTTTGATTGATTCTAGTTTGCATAAACACATTTCATTTTCAAATGCATTTTTTATAGATGGAATAAATATTGGAAATCTAAATTATGGTCATTACCATAAAAAAATAAAAACCACTTTGGTATATACATTTCAATATGCATCGTACGGAAAATTTGAATACAGAGATATAAGTGGCAATAGTTTAGGAACATTTAGAGCGTCTGATTTTAATATTCAAGTAGGAAGCTCACATTATTGGAATAAACTATACTACGGAATTAATTTAAAGTTCATTATCTCACAATTAGCAAATTATTCAGCATTAGGCTTAGCATCAGATATTGCACTAGGTTATCATGATAATGAGAAGAAAATATATTTTTCTATTGTATTAAAAAATGCTGGCGCACAACTAAAAACATATACAAAAGAACAATCTAGAGAACAATTGCCAATTCAGCTAGATGCATCATTTGCAAAAACATTCAAAAAGTTACCATTAACATTAGCAATCACAGCGCAACACTTACAAACTTGGAAACTAAGCTATCCAAAAGAAAGTAGTAGCAATTTACTTGGAACTAATGAACCAAATAAAAGAAAAGAAATAATCAATAATTTATTTAGCCATTTAGTATTTGGTACAGAAATACAAGCAGGAAAGCCTGTGCGTTTGCGTTTTGGATACAATCATTTAAGAAGATTAGAATTAGCTTCATCATACAAAAAAGGTATGTCTGGCATTAACGCAGGTTTAGGATTAAATATTAAACAATTTGGAGTAGATTATGCTTTTGGGGCATACCATCAAGCAGGAAATGATCATCTATTAACTTTGAAGATTAAATTAGACGAATTCGGTAAAAAAGCAAAATAA
- the lpxD gene encoding UDP-3-O-(3-hydroxymyristoyl)glucosamine N-acyltransferase — MYTLRHIASLVDAEIIGNPDYEIHVASKIEEANAETISFLANEKYIDVLLTVQIGALLISKHIYNIIKDKKIACDVKGGFLLVDDAYQILPKLLDIFQIKQNKDYIIGENTKVYPNVYIGKNVQIGNDCIVYPNVCIYDNCVIGNNVIIHAGAVIGADGFGFAPQKDGSYTKIAQLGNVVIEDDCEIGANTCIDRATMGSTIIRKSVKLDNLIQVGHNVEIGEHTVIAAQTGIAGSTKIGNYCMIGGQVGFVGHISIAPYTKINAQSGIASSIQKAESVVGGSPAFELKSFFKSSIVFKNLPLMQQKIMSLEKEIEALKKSNLND; from the coding sequence TTGTATACATTAAGACATATCGCAAGCTTGGTAGATGCTGAAATTATTGGAAATCCAGATTACGAAATTCACGTGGCATCGAAGATAGAAGAAGCAAATGCAGAAACAATCTCATTTTTAGCTAATGAGAAATATATAGATGTATTGTTAACTGTGCAAATTGGTGCATTATTAATATCAAAACATATTTATAATATTATTAAAGATAAAAAGATTGCTTGTGATGTAAAAGGTGGTTTTTTGTTGGTAGATGATGCATACCAAATTCTTCCAAAGCTTTTGGATATTTTTCAAATAAAACAAAACAAAGATTACATTATTGGAGAAAATACAAAAGTATATCCGAATGTGTATATTGGTAAAAATGTGCAAATTGGCAATGATTGTATTGTGTATCCTAATGTGTGTATTTATGATAATTGTGTAATTGGTAATAATGTTATTATTCATGCTGGCGCAGTAATTGGTGCAGATGGATTTGGCTTTGCACCACAAAAAGATGGTTCGTATACAAAAATAGCACAATTAGGTAATGTAGTAATTGAAGATGATTGTGAAATTGGCGCAAATACATGTATAGATAGAGCAACAATGGGTTCTACAATAATTAGAAAAAGTGTGAAATTGGATAACTTAATTCAGGTTGGACATAATGTAGAAATTGGAGAACATACTGTAATTGCTGCACAAACAGGAATTGCTGGCTCTACAAAAATTGGCAATTATTGTATGATTGGTGGGCAAGTTGGTTTTGTTGGTCATATTAGCATTGCACCTTATACTAAAATTAATGCACAAAGTGGTATTGCTAGTAGTATTCAAAAAGCAGAAAGTGTAGTTGGTGGCTCACCAGCATTTGAGTTGAAATCATTTTTTAAATCATCAATAGTGTTTAAAAACTTACCTTTAATGCAACAAAAAATAATGAGCTTAGAAAAAGAAATTGAAGCATTAAAAAAATCTAATCTTAATGATTGA
- the rpsO gene encoding 30S ribosomal protein S15 has product MSLTTEKKIEIFKEFGGAATNTGAVESQVALITHRINHISEHLRSNRKDHSSTRSLYKLVGQRKKLLKYLSSKDINKYRRLIEKLNLRK; this is encoded by the coding sequence ATGAGTTTAACAACTGAAAAGAAAATTGAAATTTTTAAAGAATTTGGTGGAGCAGCTACCAATACAGGTGCTGTGGAGTCGCAAGTGGCATTAATTACACATAGAATCAACCATATTTCTGAACATTTACGTTCAAATAGAAAAGATCATTCATCTACTAGATCTTTATACAAATTGGTAGGTCAAAGAAAAAAACTACTAAAATACTTATCTAGTAAAGACATCAATAAGTACAGAAGGCTAATTGAGAAACTTAACCTAAGAAAATAA
- a CDS encoding fatty acid desaturase, which produces MLTDAQKTTLIRKEIAQSYKDFKQKYPILKNQNTIGLIIFLFSVIMIVLASILYLKNILSIWILIPFNAFWMGILHELEHDLIHWMYFRKNKLVHDSMLFVIWILRPLTINPWLRRDLHFHHHKYSGTLHDVEERGVTNGEKWSLKRLITTPDLLLGGILRANTIRKDIIKQIQLGNLSKAQALRFKTIKTYAMLPFGLMAHFLWYVFLIHVLIHFFTNTFGIAYTSPAIVTNNMWWLQPFIMILILPNLLRQFCLHFITSNMHYFGDVESGNVIQQTQILNIWWTFPLQLFCFFFGWTHAIHHFVVNETFYIRHLTRKNAHKIMKENGVRFNDLGTFKRANRYNDTQKLTIA; this is translated from the coding sequence ATGCTTACAGATGCACAAAAAACAACACTTATTAGAAAGGAAATTGCGCAATCTTATAAGGATTTTAAACAAAAATATCCAATCCTAAAAAATCAAAACACTATTGGATTAATAATATTTCTTTTCAGTGTAATAATGATTGTTTTAGCATCAATTTTATATTTAAAGAATATACTTTCTATTTGGATTTTAATACCATTCAATGCATTTTGGATGGGCATTTTACATGAATTAGAACATGATCTAATACATTGGATGTACTTTAGAAAAAATAAGTTGGTACATGATAGTATGTTATTTGTAATATGGATTTTAAGACCATTGACCATAAACCCATGGTTGCGTAGAGATTTGCATTTTCATCACCACAAATATTCAGGCACACTACACGATGTGGAGGAAAGAGGCGTGACAAATGGCGAAAAATGGAGTTTAAAGAGATTAATCACCACACCAGATTTATTATTAGGTGGAATTTTGAGAGCAAATACAATCAGAAAAGACATTATAAAACAAATACAATTAGGAAACTTAAGTAAAGCACAAGCATTAAGATTTAAGACAATAAAAACCTATGCTATGTTGCCATTCGGATTAATGGCACATTTCTTATGGTATGTATTTTTAATACATGTATTGATTCATTTTTTTACAAATACATTTGGCATAGCATACACAAGTCCAGCCATTGTTACCAATAATATGTGGTGGCTGCAACCATTTATTATGATACTAATATTACCAAATTTATTAAGACAATTTTGTTTGCATTTTATTACATCCAATATGCATTATTTTGGTGATGTTGAAAGTGGTAATGTAATTCAACAAACTCAAATACTAAATATATGGTGGACATTTCCATTGCAATTGTTTTGTTTTTTCTTCGGTTGGACACATGCCATTCATCACTTTGTTGTTAATGAAACATTTTATATAAGGCATCTTACTAGGAAAAATGCACACAAAATAATGAAAGAAAATGGTGTTAGATTTAATGATTTAGGTACATTCAAACGTGCCAATCGTTATAATGACACACAGAAACTAACCATAGCATAG
- the pnp gene encoding polyribonucleotide nucleotidyltransferase, giving the protein MIEFKQQKISCNYNNTDEVTIETGKLARQADGAVLVKKGNCYILATVCATDKPKEGVDFFPLTVDYQEKFAAAGRIPGSFHRREAKLSDFEVLISRLVDRAIRPMFADNFVNDTQVLISLISHDENVNPDTLVGLAASAALTISSIPFEGPISEVRVIKLGNDLIVNPTPTQETEATLNIILAGTLDNILMVEGEANEASETDLINAIKTGHDVIKQHCNAQIELQKLAGKEKMAVELPESDEELYQSVKAFAENKVIEIAKSATGKHERKNALKQIKEDYLATLSEEALETFNKGLFSKYYSKVEKNAIRNTVLNDRVRLDGRKTDEIRPLDMEIDVLPTPHGSALFTRGETQSLTTVTLGSKQDEQMIDKAEELTYSKFLLHYNFPPFSTGEVKPMRGTSRREVGHGNLALRSLKQMLPSDDVNPYTIRVVSDILESNGSSSMATVCAGSLALMDAGIPFKKLVSGIAMGMIAENGKYAILSDILGDEDHLGDMDFKVTGTKDGICGVQMDLKVDGLSYEILSEALEQARKGRLHILNAMEQCISAPRPELKPHVPRAVTFEIPKEFIGAVIGPGGKVIQDIQEKTKTVVTIEENKEKGIGKVVILSNNKDNMDAAVTRIKGIVAVPEVGEVYEGKVKSILAFGAFVEFMPGKDGLLHISEVDHKRLENLDGILKEGDIVQVKLIGIDQKTGKFKLSKKALMPKEA; this is encoded by the coding sequence ATGATAGAATTTAAACAACAAAAAATTTCATGCAATTACAATAATACTGATGAAGTAACAATAGAAACTGGGAAACTTGCAAGACAAGCTGATGGTGCAGTATTAGTAAAAAAAGGCAATTGCTATATATTAGCTACAGTATGTGCAACAGACAAACCTAAAGAAGGTGTGGATTTCTTTCCATTAACAGTAGATTATCAAGAGAAATTTGCTGCTGCTGGTAGAATTCCAGGTTCATTCCATAGAAGAGAGGCAAAATTATCAGATTTTGAAGTATTAATATCAAGATTAGTGGACAGAGCAATTAGACCTATGTTTGCTGATAACTTTGTTAATGACACACAAGTCTTAATTAGCTTAATTTCGCATGATGAGAATGTAAATCCAGATACGTTGGTTGGCTTAGCAGCATCAGCTGCATTAACTATATCTTCAATTCCATTTGAAGGTCCAATTTCAGAAGTTAGAGTTATTAAATTAGGAAACGATTTAATCGTTAATCCTACACCAACACAAGAAACAGAAGCTACTTTAAACATTATACTTGCTGGCACATTAGATAATATCTTAATGGTTGAAGGTGAAGCAAATGAAGCATCTGAAACAGATTTGATCAATGCTATAAAAACTGGACATGATGTAATAAAACAACACTGTAATGCACAGATTGAATTACAAAAATTAGCAGGCAAAGAGAAAATGGCTGTAGAATTGCCAGAAAGTGACGAAGAATTATACCAATCAGTTAAAGCATTTGCAGAAAATAAAGTGATTGAAATAGCAAAATCGGCAACAGGCAAACATGAAAGAAAAAATGCATTAAAACAAATAAAGGAAGATTATTTAGCAACATTAAGTGAAGAAGCATTAGAAACTTTCAACAAAGGTCTTTTCTCAAAATACTATTCTAAAGTAGAAAAAAATGCAATTAGAAATACAGTTTTGAATGATAGAGTTAGATTAGATGGTAGAAAAACTGATGAAATAAGACCACTGGATATGGAAATTGATGTATTGCCAACACCACATGGTTCTGCATTATTTACAAGAGGCGAAACACAATCATTAACTACTGTAACATTAGGCTCTAAGCAAGATGAGCAAATGATTGATAAAGCTGAGGAATTAACATATAGTAAATTCTTATTGCACTATAATTTCCCACCTTTTTCAACTGGCGAAGTAAAACCAATGCGTGGTACTTCACGTAGAGAAGTTGGGCATGGAAACTTAGCATTACGTTCACTAAAACAAATGCTACCAAGTGATGATGTAAATCCTTATACAATAAGAGTTGTATCTGATATATTAGAAAGCAATGGTTCTTCATCTATGGCAACAGTTTGCGCTGGTTCATTAGCATTAATGGACGCAGGTATTCCATTTAAAAAATTAGTATCTGGAATTGCAATGGGTATGATTGCAGAAAATGGGAAATATGCTATTTTATCTGATATTCTTGGTGATGAAGATCATCTTGGTGATATGGACTTTAAAGTAACTGGAACAAAAGATGGCATTTGTGGTGTACAAATGGACTTAAAAGTTGATGGACTTTCTTACGAAATATTGTCAGAAGCTTTAGAGCAAGCAAGAAAAGGAAGATTACATATATTAAATGCAATGGAACAATGTATTTCTGCACCAAGACCTGAGTTGAAACCACATGTACCAAGAGCTGTGACTTTTGAAATTCCTAAAGAATTTATTGGTGCAGTAATTGGACCAGGCGGAAAAGTAATACAAGACATACAAGAAAAAACTAAGACAGTTGTAACTATTGAAGAGAATAAAGAAAAAGGAATTGGGAAAGTAGTTATTCTATCGAACAATAAAGATAACATGGATGCTGCTGTAACAAGAATAAAAGGTATAGTAGCTGTTCCTGAAGTTGGCGAAGTGTACGAAGGAAAAGTAAAATCTATACTAGCATTTGGTGCATTTGTAGAGTTTATGCCAGGAAAAGATGGCTTATTACACATTTCTGAAGTAGACCACAAAAGGTTAGAAAATTTAGATGGAATACTAAAAGAAGGCGATATTGTACAAGTAAAATTAATAGGTATAGACCAAAAAACTGGTAAATTTAAGCTATCTAAGAAAGCATTAATGCCTAAAGAAGCATAA
- a CDS encoding (d)CMP kinase has translation MSKINIAIDGYSACGKSSTAKIVAKNLNYTYIDTGAMYRAVTLFCINNNIDINNLDKLSVALDEVSLTFNDKNEILLNQENVSSAIRSVEVNQLVSEVSAISLIRKKMVEQQQKMAEQKGIVMDGRDIGSVVLPNAELKFFMTADIDVRTKRRMKELNLEFNDSSFQEIKDNLLKRDNIDSTRADSPLTKVDDAIVIDTTNITLEEQIDIITQKALELTHL, from the coding sequence ATGAGTAAGATAAATATTGCAATAGATGGATATTCTGCATGTGGAAAATCATCAACTGCAAAAATAGTTGCCAAGAACTTAAATTACACATACATTGACACTGGTGCAATGTACAGAGCAGTAACTTTATTTTGTATAAATAATAATATTGATATTAATAATTTAGATAAACTAAGTGTTGCATTGGATGAAGTATCACTTACTTTTAATGATAAAAATGAAATATTACTCAATCAAGAAAATGTATCATCAGCTATTCGTTCTGTTGAAGTCAATCAATTAGTATCTGAAGTAAGCGCAATATCATTAATAAGAAAAAAAATGGTTGAACAACAACAAAAAATGGCAGAACAAAAAGGAATTGTCATGGATGGTAGAGATATTGGTTCAGTTGTATTGCCTAATGCAGAATTAAAATTTTTTATGACTGCAGATATTGATGTTCGCACTAAAAGAAGAATGAAAGAACTAAACTTAGAATTTAATGATTCAAGTTTTCAGGAAATAAAAGATAATTTATTAAAGAGAGATAATATAGATTCTACAAGAGCAGATAGTCCACTTACAAAAGTAGATGATGCAATTGTAATAGATACTACAAACATTACATTAGAAGAACAAATCGATATAATTACTCAAAAAGCTTTGGAATTAACTCATTTATAA
- the tilS gene encoding tRNA lysidine(34) synthetase TilS, with amino-acid sequence MIDKFEQYIAKNNLFNKGTPLLIACSGGVDSMVLLDILQKLEYNILVAHCNFKLRGAESDADTAFVKKYCEENNIKYFIKEFDTTKYKKEHKISTQVAARNLRYEWFEQIRIENKIHFIVTAHHADDQLETILLNFAKGTGLNGLIGMKAKNNFIVRPMLQISKAEILNYATENKIEFREDSSNESIDYTRNKIRHQILPILNEINSSIVYNIDDFSQRMKDISLLLETQIKQIKKKCWTEKDGVVYVKINYIKNHSSRDTVLYYLLKDFGFTNDVLNNVVNHKNISAQFFSDTHRMIIDRNELIISSISEVKNNILCFDKIPNQIIFNNFTIQCSLVPIEKLNLKENKNYAYLDVDCIDFPIVVRNLKDGDYFYPFGIGKAKNKSKVGKKKISKYFRDLKLNLLEKENTPIVFSNERALWLVGYAIDDRFKVTANTKQVLKMKIIC; translated from the coding sequence ATGATTGATAAGTTTGAACAATATATAGCAAAGAATAATTTATTTAATAAAGGCACACCATTACTAATTGCATGTAGTGGTGGTGTAGATTCTATGGTGCTTTTAGATATATTACAAAAGTTAGAATATAATATTTTAGTCGCGCATTGTAATTTTAAATTGAGAGGTGCGGAGAGTGATGCTGATACTGCATTTGTGAAAAAATATTGTGAAGAAAATAATATAAAATATTTTATAAAAGAATTTGATACTACGAAATATAAAAAAGAACATAAAATATCTACGCAAGTTGCTGCAAGAAACTTAAGATATGAATGGTTTGAACAAATAAGAATAGAAAATAAAATCCATTTTATTGTAACAGCACATCATGCTGATGACCAACTGGAAACTATTTTGTTGAATTTTGCAAAAGGCACTGGATTGAATGGTTTGATTGGCATGAAAGCAAAAAATAATTTTATTGTAAGACCGATGTTGCAAATTTCTAAAGCAGAAATTTTGAATTATGCTACTGAAAATAAGATTGAATTTAGAGAAGATAGTAGCAATGAAAGTATAGATTATACAAGAAATAAGATAAGACATCAAATATTACCAATACTAAATGAAATCAATTCAAGTATAGTTTATAATATAGATGATTTTAGTCAAAGAATGAAAGATATTTCTTTGTTGTTGGAAACGCAAATCAAACAAATAAAGAAAAAATGTTGGACAGAAAAAGATGGTGTTGTATATGTAAAAATTAATTACATTAAAAATCATTCATCAAGAGATACGGTTTTGTATTATTTGCTCAAAGATTTTGGTTTTACAAATGATGTTTTAAATAATGTAGTTAATCATAAAAATATTAGTGCGCAATTTTTTTCTGATACACATAGAATGATTATTGATAGAAATGAATTAATTATTTCATCAATTAGTGAAGTGAAAAATAATATTCTATGTTTTGATAAAATTCCAAATCAAATAATATTCAATAATTTTACGATTCAGTGTAGTTTGGTTCCAATTGAAAAACTGAATTTAAAAGAAAATAAAAACTATGCATACTTAGATGTAGATTGTATAGATTTTCCAATTGTAGTTAGAAATTTAAAAGATGGCGATTATTTTTATCCATTTGGAATTGGAAAAGCAAAGAATAAAAGCAAAGTTGGAAAAAAGAAAATCTCAAAATATTTTAGAGACTTAAAATTAAATTTATTAGAAAAAGAAAACACACCTATTGTATTCTCAAATGAGCGCGCATTGTGGTTGGTTGGCTATGCTATTGATGATAGATTTAAAGTAACAGCAAATACAAAACAAGTCTTAAAAATGAAAATTATTTGCTAA
- a CDS encoding replication-associated recombination protein A — protein sequence MKPLAERMRPNSIQEIIGQQHLLAQGKAFRNQLESGNVHSMIFWGPPGVGKTTLARLIAQYSNLPFEQMSAIAAGVKEIRLIIDEAKKFGRKILFIDEIHRFNKSQQDALLGAAEDGTLILIGATTENPSFEVNAALLSRCQVYTLSALSEEELIQLCNDVLEKDEYFKERNIKIAEYDALIYFSNGDARKLLNILELVFENTSNPNNITNKEVEEIIQNNIARYDKSGEQHYDIISAFIKSIRGSDVNAALYWMARMINAGEDPKFIARRMLILASEDIGNANPNALLLANATFDAVTKIGYPECRIILGQCVVYLASSAKSNASYVAINNAIALAERTSNLSVPLHLRNAPTKLMKDLEYGKNYKYAHEYEKNFIEQEFLPKEISGTKFYEPGRNAREEELRKFLKERWQQKYNY from the coding sequence ATGAAACCACTTGCTGAAAGAATGCGACCAAACTCTATCCAAGAAATTATTGGACAACAGCATCTTTTGGCTCAAGGTAAAGCTTTTAGAAATCAATTAGAATCTGGCAATGTACATTCTATGATTTTTTGGGGACCACCAGGTGTAGGAAAAACAACCTTAGCAAGGCTAATTGCACAGTATAGTAATTTGCCTTTTGAACAAATGAGTGCAATTGCTGCTGGTGTAAAAGAAATTAGATTGATTATAGATGAAGCTAAAAAATTTGGTAGAAAAATATTATTCATTGATGAGATACATAGATTCAACAAATCACAACAAGATGCACTACTTGGTGCAGCAGAAGACGGAACACTTATATTAATTGGTGCAACAACAGAAAATCCATCCTTTGAAGTAAATGCTGCATTACTATCAAGATGTCAAGTGTATACTTTAAGCGCATTGAGCGAAGAAGAATTGATACAATTATGCAATGATGTTTTGGAAAAAGATGAATACTTTAAAGAAAGAAATATAAAAATAGCCGAATATGATGCATTAATATATTTTTCAAATGGTGATGCAAGAAAGTTATTGAACATTTTGGAATTAGTATTTGAAAATACAAGCAACCCAAATAATATTACTAACAAAGAAGTAGAAGAAATAATACAAAATAATATTGCGAGATACGATAAAAGTGGCGAACAACATTATGATATCATATCAGCTTTTATAAAATCTATAAGAGGTAGTGATGTAAATGCTGCCTTGTATTGGATGGCACGCATGATAAATGCTGGCGAAGACCCAAAGTTTATTGCACGTAGGATGCTCATCTTAGCATCTGAAGACATAGGTAATGCAAACCCAAATGCATTATTATTAGCCAACGCAACATTCGATGCTGTAACGAAAATTGGTTATCCTGAATGTAGAATCATACTTGGACAATGTGTTGTGTATTTGGCAAGTTCAGCAAAGAGCAATGCAAGCTATGTAGCCATCAACAATGCAATTGCATTGGCCGAAAGAACAAGTAATTTATCTGTTCCACTGCATTTAAGAAATGCTCCTACCAAACTTATGAAAGATTTAGAATATGGTAAAAATTATAAGTATGCACATGAGTATGAGAAAAACTTTATAGAACAAGAATTTTTACCTAAAGAAATATCTGGAACAAAATTTTATGAACCAGGAAGAAATGCAAGAGAAGAGGAATTGAGAAAATTTTTAAAAGAAAGGTGGCAACAAAAGTATAATTATTAA
- a CDS encoding SRPBCC domain-containing protein, which translates to MGKKIPFTVERTFRSSPAILYNFITTPSGLVQWFADYVDLDPNGEVFTFEWNGDEQKAVVLAYEDDEYVKLQWEDEEDDKAYFEYRIKVTDITKETILTITDFAEKADIESAKELWQSQLKDLAKALGNG; encoded by the coding sequence ATGGGCAAAAAAATTCCATTTACAGTAGAAAGAACTTTCAGATCATCACCTGCAATTTTGTATAATTTTATTACGACACCATCAGGCTTAGTACAGTGGTTTGCAGATTATGTAGACCTAGACCCAAATGGTGAAGTATTTACTTTTGAGTGGAATGGAGATGAACAAAAAGCAGTTGTTTTAGCTTATGAAGATGATGAATATGTAAAATTACAATGGGAAGATGAAGAAGATGACAAAGCCTATTTTGAATACAGAATAAAAGTTACTGATATTACGAAAGAAACTATACTAACCATAACTGATTTTGCAGAAAAAGCTGATATAGAAAGTGCTAAAGAATTATGGCAAAGTCAACTTAAAGACTTGGCAAAGGCTTTAGGAAATGGATAG